A single region of the Ascaphus truei isolate aAscTru1 chromosome 6, aAscTru1.hap1, whole genome shotgun sequence genome encodes:
- the LOC142498001 gene encoding uncharacterized protein LOC142498001, with protein MTDNEQAGTPADSMHTELVSPDNSLADFEDVQSEGSRTLRNVSQDSCDGHIQFARPTTAESVRSDSDHQQQLQSLQEAEERLLKSNEERHRQLLCVHEKMVTEIKGVQKLINSTVAELRKHNTYMEAIVHCLLKQNDLHSSTVVTSFLPSTYVGTLEAHDVFQQNIEPQIETEAEIAAHQPATFISSDNIVTAPQNQSVPLAVHTGFEDKGGISAQCRFLSFIPNMSALL; from the exons ATGACTGACAATGAACAAGCAGGAACACCAGCAGACAGCATGCACACAGAATTGGTGTCCCCCGATAACTCGCTTGCAGATTTTGAAG ACGTACAAAGTGAAGGGAGCAGAACACTAAGAAATGTGTCTCAGGACTCATGTGATGGTCACATACAATTTGCAAGGCCTACAACGGCAGAAAGTGTCCGGAGTGACAGTGACCACCAGCAGCAACTGCAGTCCTTGCAAGAAGCAGAGGAACGTTTGCTGAAAAGCAACGAAGAAAGACATAGGCAACTACTGTGTGTGCATGAAAAAATGGTGACAGAAATAAAAGGTGTACAAAAACTGATAAATAGTACAGTTGCAGAGCTACGCAAACATAACACATATATGGAGGCAATTGTACACTGCTTACTTAAACAAAATGACCTCCACAGTTCAACagttgtcacatcctttttaccATCAACATATGTTGGTACTTTGGAGGCTCATGATGTGTTTCAACAGAACATAGAGCCACAAATAGAAACAGAAGCAGAAATTGCAGCACACCAGCCTGCAACATTTATTTCATCAGATAACATTGTTACAGCACCCCAAAATCAATCTGTCCCCTTAGCAGTGCACA CTGGGTTTGAAGACAAAGGAGGTATATCTGCTCAATGCAGATTCCTGTCTTTTATCCCCAATATGTCTGCTTTGCTTTGA